One Malaclemys terrapin pileata isolate rMalTer1 chromosome 21, rMalTer1.hap1, whole genome shotgun sequence DNA window includes the following coding sequences:
- the LOC128827518 gene encoding probable G-protein coupled receptor 33 translates to MEQDILALPPTTVANSSKTLETMKTPHLASAVLLFITFLVGVLGNGLYVWVLGLKMRRTVTTLWFLHLVSCYLLFTLLIPFFAVYVLLDFHWVFGLAMCKLLNAFISMGMFSSVFLLTLISLDRYTLTHHPIWSRNHRTMPQARKLVMGVWVASFGLSTPYLAFRETRVVDGGRIACINNFNISGDWNGTKMEDLGRMVHLAIFVFRFLLGFLLPLCTIVGCYVRVGLKMKEKKLAWAGKPFKVMVAAVVSFFLGWLPYHLYHGLKLYKKEVPESVTGTLLVIYTFTSCFNASFSPILYLFVGEKFWQVFSMSLLTLMKAAFVDDLSSSAPESCGRQGSEVKNIKEDMV, encoded by the coding sequence ATGGAACAAGATATCTTGGCACTCCCACCAACCACAGTGGCAAATTCCAGCAAGACCCTAGAGACCATGAAGACCCCGCACCTGGCCTCTGCTGTGTTGCTTTTCATCACCTTCCTGGTGGGTGTGCTGGGGAATGGGCTGTACGTGTGGGTACTGGGGCTGAAGATGAGGAGGACAGTGACCACCCTCTGGTTCCTCCACCTGGTCTCCTGCTACCTCCTCTTCACCCTGCTGATTCCCTTCTTCGCTGTTTACGTCCTCCTGGATTTCCACTGGGTCTTTGGCCTGGCCATGTGCAAGCTTCTCAATGCCTTCATTTCCATGGGCATGTTTTCCTCCGTCTTCCTTCTCACACTCATCAGTCTGGACCGCTACACACTCACTCACCATCCCATTTGGTCCCGGAATCACCGCACCATGCCCCAGGCTAGGAAGCTGGTCATGGGCGTATGGGTGGCCTCCTTCGGTCTCAGCACTCCCTACCTGGCTTTCCGGGAGACCCGCGTGGTGGACGGGGGCAGGATCGCCTGCATCAATAATTTCAACATCTCTGGAGACTGGAATGGAACCAAGATGGAGGACCTAGGCAGAATGGTCCACCTGGCCATCTTCGTGTTCCGGTTCCTGCTGGGCTTCCTGCTGCCTTTGTGCACCATCGTGGGATGCTATGTCCGCGTGGGGCTGAAGATGAAGGAGAAGAAGCTGGCGTGGGCTGGGAAACCCTTCAAAGTCATGGTGGCCGCAGTGGTTTCCTTCTTCCTCGGCTGGCTCCCCTACCACCTGTACCACGGCTTGAAGCTCTACAAGAAGGAGGTGCCAGAGTCGGTGACAGGTACTCTCTTGGTCATTTACACCTTCACATCCTGCTTCAATGCCTCCTTCTCCCCGATCCTCTACCTCTTCGTGGGGGAGAAGTTCTGGCAGGTCTTTAGTATGTCTCTTCTCACTCTGATGAAAGCGGCTTTTGTCGATGATCTCAGCAGCAGTGCCCCTGAGTCTTGTGGAAGACAGGGATCAGAAGTCAAGAACATAAAAGAAGACATGGTCTGA